The following proteins are encoded in a genomic region of Phaeodactylum tricornutum CCAP 1055/1 chromosome 1, whole genome shotgun sequence:
- a CDS encoding predicted protein: MAEHSNGDENSVPTDPNDPRVVRQKAEMLVDEDPLLISQSLTYVTDDGSTLHSFESAPFSYGTIIVRPGSALQLVATANMAFLTTLLPTAACTLITVGFKVQFIIVESILVLLMIAAVPVGAHGTVVGVAIGNLVILAWFWYNLVRSVDVTAEGTLRFWIGNIEVDVPFDKVVSIRRVASSMPCSVFVASQPYRGFLSTPTDGVAIVTTVPSTPFWLWPRSAGKPERTCCFGAFSCPRLTVVFSPSTGGSNFIRTVETEMQNFSAGRFPASRNSSNAVPHAMQPDYLDV; encoded by the coding sequence ATGGCCGAACACAGCAACGGCGACGAAAACTCTGTCCCAACCGACCCCAACGACCCCCGAGTGGTCCGGCAGAAAGCAGAAATGCTCGTAGACGAAGATCCTTTGCTTATATCACAATCTTTGACCTATGTCACGGACGATGGGAGTACTTTGCATTCGTTTGAATCCGCACCGTTTTCCTACGGTACGATCATTGTTCGTCCTGGTTCTGCTTTGCAGTTAGTAGCGACTGCCAACATGGCTTTTCTCACAACGCTTCTTCCAACTGCTGCTTGCACGTTGATTACTGTAGGGTTTAAGGTACAATTTATCATTGTTGAATCTATCCTGGTACTACTCATGATTGCGGCCGTTCCCGTTGGAGCGCACGGAACCGTTGTGGGCGTCGCGATTGGCAATCTCGTCATTCTAGCCTGGTTCTGGTATAATCTTGTACGATCTGTCGATGTCACCGCCGAAGGAACGCTTCGATTCTGGATTGGAAACATTGAGGTCGACGTACCCTTCGATAAAGTCGTTTCCATCCGGAGAGTCGCGTCCTCTATGCCATGCAGTGTGTTTGTAGCGTCCCAACCCTACCGTGGATTTTTGAGTACCCCCACGGACGGCGTCGCCATTGTCACTACCGTTCCGAGTACACCGTTTTGGCTGTGGCCCCGATCGGCCGGAAAACCGGAACGAACGTGCTGTTTCGGTGCCTTTTCCTGTCCACGGTTGACCGTCGTCTTCTCTCCTTCGACTGGAGGGTCCAACTTTATCCGAACGGTGGAAACGGAGATGCAGAACTTCTCGGCGGGTCGCTTTCCAGCGTCCCGGAATTCTTCCAACGCCGTGCCCCACGCCATGCAACCCGATTATTTGGATGTGTAG
- a CDS encoding predicted protein — MKISSVACLFMATSASAFVPFHAQPRAFASAPARPLFAEGETAPPAPAAAAPAVNKAKAPVSSSALVPIKEETVEFTAGILGGAAGFLVGGPVVGAITAAAANYASKMDGDVPDIVQAVSKTGIQIYNYFATLDEKYEILKKAQDSLQGTLDKLKAQETVDKEAIAKVEKALSNTKSKIEEINDEYDLVGGGLTALGVVGDLVEKTIKKAGELNEEYKLTDKAMASINSAVTKAKEASKSS; from the coding sequence atgAAGATTTCCAGTGTTGCTTGCCTTTTCATGGCGACATCGGCCTCCGCCTTTGTACCTTTCCACGCGCAACCGCGTGCGTTCGCCTCGGCTCCGGCGCGGCCACTCTTTGCGGAGGGTGAAACCGCTCCGCCGGCACCCGCAGCCGCCGCCCCGGCTGTcaacaaggccaaggcgCCGGTATCGTCCAGTGCGCTGGTCCCCATCAAGGAAGAAACCGTCGAATTCACCGCAGGGATCCTGGGAGGTGCCGCTGGCTTCCTCGTTGGAGGACCCGTCGTTGGAGCCATCACCGCGGCAGCCGCTAACTACGCATCCAAGATGGATGGGGACGTTCCGGATATCGTCCAGGCTGTCTCCAAGACAGGAATCCAGATCTACAACTACTTTGCGACGCTCGACGAAAAGTACGAAATCCTTAAAAAGGCCCAAGATTCTCTCCAGGGGACCCTGGATAAACTCAAGGCTCAAGAAACCGTGGACAAGGAGGCTATTGCCAAAGTGGAAAAGGCTCTATCCAACACCAAGTCCAAAATCGAGGAAATCAACGACGAATACGATCTGGTTGGTGGAGGTCTAACGGCACTCGGAGTCGTTGGAGATTTAGTGGAAAAAACCATCAAGAAAGCCGGCGAATTGAATGAAGAGTACAAGCTCACCGATAAGGCTATGGCGTCCATTAACAGTGCAGTCACCAAGGCCAAGGAAGCATCCAAGAGTTCTTAG